Genomic window (Candidatus Tanganyikabacteria bacterium):
TTGACGCGCACCACGGCGGACGCGGCCGCCGCCTTCGAAGCCATCGCGGGCCACGATCACCTGGACTCGACGTCCTTGCCCGACGTCACGCCGCCCGTCCTGGCCGCCCTCGACTCGGGCGTGGGCGGTCTGCGGATCGGCGTGATCTCCGAGCTTGCCGGCGAAGGTATCCAGGCCGAGACCTTGCGCGCCGTGCGGGCGGCGGCCGACTGGTTCGCCCGCAACGGCGCGTCGGTGGGCGAAGTCTCGCTCCCCACCGTGAAGTACGGCATCGCCGCCTACTACCTGATCGCCACGGCCGAGGCATCGGCCAATCTGGCCCGCTACGACGGCGTCAGGTACGGCTTGCGCGCCGATCGCCCCGACCTGCGCGACATGTACGCCCGGACGCGGGCCGCGGGTTTCGGCGCCGAGGTGAAGCTTCGCATCATGCTGGGGACGTACGCGCTTTCCGCCGGCTACTACGACGCCTACTACAAGAAGGCGCAACTGGTGCGGACCCGCCTGCGGCAGGACTTCGCCGCGGCGTTCGAGCGATTCGACCTCCTCCTCTCGCCGACCAGCCCTACCACCGCATTCCGGCTCGGAGAGCGCACGGGCGACCCGCTGGCCATGTACCTGGCCGACGTCGCGACGGTCGCGGCCAACCTGGCGGGCATCCCGGCCATCTCCCTGCCCTGCGGATTCGACGGGGATGGGCTGCCGATCGGCCTGCAGCTCCAGGGTCCGGCGCTGTCCGAGCCCGCCCTGCTGCGGGCGGCGCACGCCTTCGAGACGAATCACGATTTCGCCGCCCGGCGGCCGGATCTGGAGGTGAGTGCCAGTGGCTAGTTTCGAGGCCGTCATCGGCTTGGAAGTCCACGCCGAGCTCGCCACGCGGACCAAGATCTTCTGCGGCTGCAGCGCCAGCTTCGGCGCCGAGCCCAACACGCACGTGTGCCCCGTCTGCGCCGGCCTGCCGGGCGTGCTGCCGGTCCTCAACCAGACCGTGGTGGACTACGCGATCATGGCCGGCCTCGCGCTCAACTGCCGCGTCCAGCCCACCTGCAAGTTCGACCGGAAGAACTACTTCTATCCCGACCTGCCCAAGGCCTACCAGATCTCGCAGTTCGATCAGCCCATCTGCCGGGACGGCTGGCTGGAGGTGCCCGGTGGCGACGGCGCCACCACGGTGCGCATCCACCGCATCCACATGGAAGAGGATGCCGGCAAGCTGGTGCACGTGGGCGCGGCGGGCCTCGAGGGCGCCACGCACAGCCTGGTGGACCTCAACCGCGCGGGCGTACCGTTGCTGGAAATCGTCTCGGAGCCCGACATCCGCTCCAGCGAGGAAGCCAAGGCCTACCTCCAGGAGTTGCGCCTGGTGCTGATGGTGCTGGGCATCAACGACGGCCGCCTGGAGGAGGGCTCGTTGCGCTGCGACGCCAACGTGTCGATCCGCCCGGCGGGCGCGACCGAACTGGGTACCCGGACCGAGATCAAGAACCTCAACTCCTTCCGGTTCTTGCAGCGCGCCATCGACTACGAGGTGGCCCGGCAGACCAGGCTGGTCTCGGAAGGCGGCACGGTCGTCCAGGAGACCAGGCTGTGGAGCGAGGAGCGCGGCGTGACCTACAGCATGCGCTCCAAGGAAGAGGCTCACGACTACCGCTATTTCCCGGAGCCGGACCTGGTGCGCCTGGCCATCGGCCAGGCCTGGGTGGACGAGGTGCTCCTGCGGATGCCCGAACTCCCCGCCAGGCGCCGGTCGCGCTACCGCGCCCTCGGGCTGTCGGCGGTGGACGCCGCCATCATCGCGGCGGACCGGGCGCTGTCGACCCTGTTCGACCGCGCGGCCGAAGGCTACCGGAACCCGCGGGCGATCGCCAACTGGCTCATCGGCGACGTCACGGCCCTGGCCAACCAGGAACGCCGGAACCTGGAAGATCTGCCCCTGCAGCCCCACCACCTGCAAGCCCTGGTCGAGATGGTCGAGAAGGGCGCCATCACGAGTCAGGGTGCCAAGAAGGCGCTGCCCGCGCTGGTCCTCGAAGGCAAGGATCCCGTGACCCTCGTGGCCGAGATGGGCCTGGCGGCCATCGGCGACGAGGGTATGCTGCGCGACATCGTCGATCGCGTGGTGAGCACGAACCCCGCGCAAGTCGCGGAGTATCGGGCGGGCAAGACCAAGGTGCTGGGATTCCTGATGGGGCAGGTGATGCGCGAGACCCGCGGCCGGGGCGTGCCCGAGGTGGTCCAGCGCCTGCTGGCGGAGGCGCTGGCGGAGCGCTGATGGCGGCGCTCAAATGACCTGGCGCCTACGGACGCAGGCACGGAGGCCTGCGCCACCGAAGCAACGGGTGGGGCCGGCCTCCGTGCCGGCCGCGATGCCGGGGCGAAGTCATTAGAGCCGCGCGCTGAGAGCTCGCGCCGCCCGCCCTCGGGGCCGGCGGCTGACAGGGCGGGCTCCAGGCGTCCCTGGCGGGTATATCGCTCAGTGATGGACGATGCCCTCCTGGCCCGCTGGCAGGCTGTAGCCCGCCTGCCAGGCGACCTCGAGAAGGTGACGCGGCGCGACGAGCGCCTCCCGTTCCTCTACGAGGCGTTGCGGCGCCTGCTGGGCATGAGCCGGGCGCGCCTCTTCCCCATCAAGCGCCCGATGGCCGAACTGTCGGCCCCCGGGCGCAACAAGCTTCCCGTCCTCGAGTACATCTGCCTGCAGCGCCAGCCGGTCATGGTCTCGAATGCCGAGGACGAGGGCCTCGCGTTGCCGCGGGAGCTTTCCGACTGGAAGTTCCCCACGTTGCTCTTCATCCCCCTGATTTCCCGGGAAGTGGCGCTGGGCGTGCTCGCGCTGGCGAGCGAGGAGGTCAAGGAACTCGGCGGCGCCGACGCCGAGCTGATCGAGGCGGTCGTGCCCATCGTGGCGCGCACGCTCGAGATCGAAACCATGGTGGGCGAGAACGAGCGGCAGGCGCGCTACAACAAGCTCCTCGAAGGCGTGGAAGCCCTGATGCGCGACCGCGGCTGGGCCGAGATCCTCGGCTCGGTCGTCCACGAGGTGCACCAGTCCCTGCAGGTCGAGCGCACGCTGATCTTCGCCCGCCGCGGCCAGGAGAGCCTCGAAGTGCGAGCGGGCATCGGCTGCCCCTACGCTTCCGCCGGGAACCTCGGAGACGATGCCTGCGGCCTGCTGGCGAAGAAGGTGTTCTCGCACCGCAAGACCGAGGTGCAGAACTTCAACGGCATCCTGGATCTCGGCCTGACGCGCCCCTTCTGCATCGAGCGCCAGGTGGTCGCGGTGCCGATCGCCTCTCCCGAGCGGGTGCACGGAGTCATCGAGTGCTTCAATCGACTCGACGGCAAGGACTTCGAGGGCCACCAGATCGAACTGCTGGAGCGCGTGGCCGGCCGCATGGCGCTCGCCATCGAGAACGCCGAACTGCTCGATCAGATCCGGCAATCCGGCATCAACGCCGTCATCGGCCTGGCAACCGCGCTGGATGCCAAGGATGCCTATACGGCGAGCCATTCGCACAACGTCGGCGAGTACAGCTTCCGCATCGCCGCCGCGCTGGGCCTGCCCTACGACCAGTGCGAGCGCATCAAGCTGGCCGGGATCCTCCACGACCTCGGCAAGATAGGCATCCCCGACGACGTGCTCAACAAACCCGACAAGCTCACCGACGCCGAGTTCGAACTGATCAAGTCGCATCCGGTCAAGACGGGGAAGATCATGGCCCACTTCCACGACCTCCAGGACGTGCGCCTCTCGGCCGCCACGCACCACGAGCGCTGGGACGGCTTCGGCTATCCGGACCGGCTCAAGGGCGAGAGCATCCCGATCGGCGGGCGCATCATCTGCCTGGCCGACGCGTTCGATACCTTGACCAGCGATCGCAAGTACCGGGCCCGGGTGACCATGGAGTTCGCGCTCCAGGAGATGAGCCGCAATCGCGGGCGGCAATTCGACCCGGCCTGCGTGGACGCCCTCTTTCGGGCACTCGTGGATCTCGGCAGCGTGGACCTCAACGGCAACGCACTGCCGTCGCACGAGGAGCTGGAACGGCTCCGGACCGAGCCGCCGCCGCCGCTCAAGCCACCTCCCAAGCCGAAGCCGGCGGAGGCCGAGGCGACCAGACCGGCCTAGCGCGCAAGAGTTGATACCAAACCTCCTATGATATGTAACGTATCACGTTACTATCGTTGAGGAGGTACCCGATGCCCCAGCCGTGCGAAGCACCAGTCGTGCCCTTCCGGCGGCAGACGCAACCCGCGGACGACCTGGAAAGGGCCGTCGCGCTGATGCAGGAAGCCGACTGCGCCTGGCGGGCCGGTCGCCACGACGCGGCCATCGCCCGGCTCAGAGAGGCGATCGCGCTCGAGGAGTCCGCCCTGGGCCCCGACAATCCCGCCGTGGCGACCGCGCGGCCGCTCCTGGGAGCCTACCTGCTGGTCGCCGGAGACTATGCCGAGGCCGAATGCGTGCTGACCGAAGCCGTCTCCAGGCTCTCGGCCCTGCCCGACCGGCCCCATGAGAGCGTCGCGGCGCGGGCCCTGCTGGCCGAACTCTACCTCAAGCAAGATCGCGCGGCGGAAGCGGAAGCGCTGCTGGCCTCCCTCGGACCCGCATGCGAGGCCGCGTTCGGCCCACGCTCCCCCGAGTTCGCGCGCATCGTGCTGGCGCATGGCGCCGCGCACGAGGCGGCCGGCAATCTCGCCGAGGCCCTCCTGCTGTTCGGCAAGGCCCTCGACATCAGCGACAAGTCGAAAGGCGGCGCCGAGTTCCTCCCGGTGCTGCACCGCGCCCTCGGCGGCCTCGTGCGGCTCAACTTCGCCGCGGGTCGCCAGGCGACCGCCCTGGAGTACCTGGATCGGCTCCTGCTCGCCCTGCCGGACGACGAGGAGGAGTGACGTGCTCCAGTTCCATCCGGGCGACCTCCTGCACCTCGACCCCCGGATTCGCATCGCCTTCCGAAGGCGCTACGTCTACATCCGCCTGGATCCGGCCGCCCCGCCCGCCTGGCGCGGCGCGCTGGCCGCCGCAAGGGGATGCTCGTGGAGCCGGGTGGACGAAGCGTTCGTCATCCGGCGCTCGACTCCCAGCTGGGATCGGCTGGTGCGGCTCCTGGAGCGGCTGCCGGATGAGCCGATCGACCAGGGTAGGGCCTGCCCCCCGGTCGGCCCCCGCGGCGCCATGGCACCGCCGGCACGGAGGCCGGCGCCACTCTGCCGCCGGATGCCGACGCTGCTCGGCCTGCTCAGCCGGTTCGGCGCTTGGCTGCGCTCCAGAGCGCAAGCAATTTGTCGAGCGGCACTCCCGCGACCGATCCGCCGGCGATCTCCTCCATGGCGGCGAAGCGCCGAATGAAGCGCGCGTTGGCGTCCTTGAGGGCCTGCTCGGGGTCGATCCCGCGCATGCGGGCGAGGTTGGCGAGAGCCGTCAGGGCGTCGCCGATTTCGTGGGAAATCGCCGCCAGGTCCTCGCCGGCCAGGGCCTCCGCGAGTTCGGCGAACTCCTCGGTCACCTTTTCCGCGGCGCCGCGCCAGTCGGGCCACTCGAAGCCCACGCGCGCCGCCCGGGCTTGCAGCTTCTCGGACGCCGTCAGCGCGGGCAGGGCCAGGGGCACGCCGGCAAGCGCGCCCTGCCCGGCGGGTTTCTCGGCGGCCTTGAGGTCTTCCCAGCGGCGCAGGTGATCCTCGGCGGTCGAGCGTTCCTCGTCGCCGAAGACGTGGGGATGCCGCGCGACGAGCTTGTCGCATATGCGTTCCGCGATGTCATGGAGCGTGAACCTCTCTTCCTCGCTCGCCAGTTCCGCATGGAACACCACCTGCAGGAGCAGATCGCCCAGTTCTTCTTCCAGGGCGTCGTCGTCCTGGCGATCGATGGCGTCGACCACCTCGTAGGCCTCTTCCAGGCAGTAGCGCCGCAGCGAGGCGTGGGTCTGCTCGGCGTCCCACGGGCACCCCCCGGGAGCCCGCAGCCGGTGCATGATGGCTTCCAGGCGCCGGACGCCGCGTGGCGGCGCGGGCGGCAGGACCACCGAGGTCAGGTGGTCGATCCAGGGAAGGCGGTCGATCGCGTACAGCGGGAGATCCCGCTCGATCTGCTCCTCGCCCGGGATACCGGCGCCGCGTATCACCGTCACCGGGTGCTCGTCGGGGTACCAGGTCATCAGCGCGAGCTTCGCCTCGGACGCTACCTGCCGCGACCAGACCTGGAGGACGATGGTGTGCCGATCCGGCAGCAGATCGCCGATCTGGTGCGCGTCCACCACCTGCACGCCGCGCGCCGGATCGAGGCCAAGCCGCGCGTAGATGGCCTCCAGGCCCGACAGGCCGGGGACTATGGCGATCTCGACCCGATCC
Coding sequences:
- the gatA gene encoding Asp-tRNA(Asn)/Glu-tRNA(Gln) amidotransferase subunit GatA — its product is MAAGELSARDIAARVRAGDLSAERVAADALDRIAALDPAIGAFLTVTRDSALARARDLDRRRAGGQALGPLAGVPVALKDNLCTRGAPTTCASRILAGYVPPYDATVVSRLEEAGAVIVGKTNLDEFAMGSSSENSGVGPVRNPWDPSRVPGGSSGGSAAAVAAGLVPIALGSDTGGSIRQPAALCGVVGLKPTYGLVSRYGLVAFASSLDQIGPLTRTTADAAAAFEAIAGHDHLDSTSLPDVTPPVLAALDSGVGGLRIGVISELAGEGIQAETLRAVRAAADWFARNGASVGEVSLPTVKYGIAAYYLIATAEASANLARYDGVRYGLRADRPDLRDMYARTRAAGFGAEVKLRIMLGTYALSAGYYDAYYKKAQLVRTRLRQDFAAAFERFDLLLSPTSPTTAFRLGERTGDPLAMYLADVATVAANLAGIPAISLPCGFDGDGLPIGLQLQGPALSEPALLRAAHAFETNHDFAARRPDLEVSASG
- the gatB gene encoding Asp-tRNA(Asn)/Glu-tRNA(Gln) amidotransferase subunit GatB produces the protein MASFEAVIGLEVHAELATRTKIFCGCSASFGAEPNTHVCPVCAGLPGVLPVLNQTVVDYAIMAGLALNCRVQPTCKFDRKNYFYPDLPKAYQISQFDQPICRDGWLEVPGGDGATTVRIHRIHMEEDAGKLVHVGAAGLEGATHSLVDLNRAGVPLLEIVSEPDIRSSEEAKAYLQELRLVLMVLGINDGRLEEGSLRCDANVSIRPAGATELGTRTEIKNLNSFRFLQRAIDYEVARQTRLVSEGGTVVQETRLWSEERGVTYSMRSKEEAHDYRYFPEPDLVRLAIGQAWVDEVLLRMPELPARRRSRYRALGLSAVDAAIIAADRALSTLFDRAAEGYRNPRAIANWLIGDVTALANQERRNLEDLPLQPHHLQALVEMVEKGAITSQGAKKALPALVLEGKDPVTLVAEMGLAAIGDEGMLRDIVDRVVSTNPAQVAEYRAGKTKVLGFLMGQVMRETRGRGVPEVVQRLLAEALAER
- a CDS encoding HD domain-containing protein codes for the protein MDDALLARWQAVARLPGDLEKVTRRDERLPFLYEALRRLLGMSRARLFPIKRPMAELSAPGRNKLPVLEYICLQRQPVMVSNAEDEGLALPRELSDWKFPTLLFIPLISREVALGVLALASEEVKELGGADAELIEAVVPIVARTLEIETMVGENERQARYNKLLEGVEALMRDRGWAEILGSVVHEVHQSLQVERTLIFARRGQESLEVRAGIGCPYASAGNLGDDACGLLAKKVFSHRKTEVQNFNGILDLGLTRPFCIERQVVAVPIASPERVHGVIECFNRLDGKDFEGHQIELLERVAGRMALAIENAELLDQIRQSGINAVIGLATALDAKDAYTASHSHNVGEYSFRIAAALGLPYDQCERIKLAGILHDLGKIGIPDDVLNKPDKLTDAEFELIKSHPVKTGKIMAHFHDLQDVRLSAATHHERWDGFGYPDRLKGESIPIGGRIICLADAFDTLTSDRKYRARVTMEFALQEMSRNRGRQFDPACVDALFRALVDLGSVDLNGNALPSHEELERLRTEPPPPLKPPPKPKPAEAEATRPA
- a CDS encoding tetratricopeptide repeat protein, giving the protein MPQPCEAPVVPFRRQTQPADDLERAVALMQEADCAWRAGRHDAAIARLREAIALEESALGPDNPAVATARPLLGAYLLVAGDYAEAECVLTEAVSRLSALPDRPHESVAARALLAELYLKQDRAAEAEALLASLGPACEAAFGPRSPEFARIVLAHGAAHEAAGNLAEALLLFGKALDISDKSKGGAEFLPVLHRALGGLVRLNFAAGRQATALEYLDRLLLALPDDEEE
- the mazG gene encoding nucleoside triphosphate pyrophosphohydrolase, with product MITVVGLGPGNPDDLTVQARAALTERRPVYLRTAVHPTVAALREWRVEFEAFDELYRDASDFEAVYRAIVDRLLAEGARQDIVYAVPGHPLVGESTVRALLAQDRVEIAIVPGLSGLEAIYARLGLDPARGVQVVDAHQIGDLLPDRHTIVLQVWSRQVASEAKLALMTWYPDEHPVTVIRGAGIPGEEQIERDLPLYAIDRLPWIDHLTSVVLPPAPPRGVRRLEAIMHRLRAPGGCPWDAEQTHASLRRYCLEEAYEVVDAIDRQDDDALEEELGDLLLQVVFHAELASEEERFTLHDIAERICDKLVARHPHVFGDEERSTAEDHLRRWEDLKAAEKPAGQGALAGVPLALPALTASEKLQARAARVGFEWPDWRGAAEKVTEEFAELAEALAGEDLAAISHEIGDALTALANLARMRGIDPEQALKDANARFIRRFAAMEEIAGGSVAGVPLDKLLALWSAAKRRTG